The DNA segment TGCAAGCCAGCATCGCCGAAGCGGTGCTCGGTCAGGATCAAGTGATCCGGCAGATCCTGCTCGGCCTCTTGGCCAACGGCCATTTGCTGCTGGAAAGCCTGCCGGGGCTGGCCAAGACCCGTACGGTCAAAGCCCTGGCCAAACACCTCGACGCGAAAATGAGCCGCATCCAGTTCACCCCGGACCTGTTGCCCTCGGACATCACCGGTGCCGAGGTGCTGCATCAGGTCGAGGGCAAAAACGAAATCCGTTTTCAACCCGGCCCGCTGTTCGGCAACCTGATTCTCGCCGACGAAATCAACCGCGCTCCGGCCAAGGTCCAGGCAGCGTTGCTCGAAGCCATGGAGGAGCGCCAGATCACCGTGGCCGGCAACAGCCATGCGCTGCCGGAGTTGTTCATCGTCGTGGCGACGCAAAACCCGATCGAGCAGGAAGGCACCTACCCGCTGCCGGAAGCGCAGATGGACCGTTTTCTGATGAAGGTGCTGCTCGATTATCCAAGCGCCGAAAACGAAAGTCAGGTGCTGCGTCTGTTGCGTAACGAAGAATTCGCCCAAGGCGCAAGCACCGCGCCGGCCAAGGGCTTCAACCTCGCTCAGGAGGTGATTTTCGCGGCGCGCAAGGAAGTCAGCGCCGTGCACGTCTCGCCGGCCATCGACAGCTACCTGATCGACCTGATCAACGCGACCCGCTATCCCGCCGATTACGACGAAGACCTGGCGCGCTGGATCGCCATTGGCGCCAGCCCGCGCGGCGGTATCGGTCTGGACCGTTGTGCGCGCGCCGATGCGTGGTTGCAGGGGCAGGATTTCGTTTCCCCGGACAACGTCCGCGCGGTGGTGCATCCGGTGCTGCGGCATCGCCTGCAACTGAGTTACGACGCAGTCGCCGACGGCGTCAGTGCCGATCAGGTGCTCGATCGCATTCTCGATAAAGTCGCGATTCCGGCATGAACACCGACGGACTGGTCTACGTGTCTCTGGCGCAATTGATGGCGCTGGAGTTCAAGGCCCGTGACCTGAGCTTTCTCGCCCGCCAGCCACGCGGCAGCATTCTTGCCGGCAACCATGCCTCGCGGCTGCGCGGGCGCGGTTTGAACTTCGATGAGCTGCGCCGCTATCAGCCCGGCGATGACTTGCGCCACCTCGACTGGCGCGCGTCCTTGCGCACCGGCAAACCGGTAGTGCGTACCACCCATGACCCTCGACATGGCGAAAATTAGCGCACGTATCCAGCAGGACAGCGTACGCAGCACGTTGCAGGATGTCGGCATCGGCTCCGCCGCCGCCCTGCTCGCCACCTGGGTCACCGACCGCACCGGGCTCGAACGCTTCGCCGCCGACGCCCCCGCCGTGACCGACGATCAACCCCGCATCGAATACGCACCGTGGGTGCGCAGCCAGGAAATCACCCGCGTGCTGCCGGCCTTGCTTGACCTGTACCAACCGCCGCCACTGGTGAACGCCGATGGCGGATTCACCGAACGCCTGCAAGCGCACCGCCAGCGCCTGATGCAATTTTATCGGGCGAGCCTGCATGCCTATGACGGTGATCGCGACGCCTGGGCGCGGGATATTCGCGAAGTCATGCAGGGGGATGGCTCGAACCCGTATTTTCGCTGGTTTGTCGGGCAGTGATGTGGCGCCTGTTGGGGCGCTATCGCCAGCAGGCTGGCTCCCACAGGTTTTGCGGTGGAGGCAAGGCTTGGGGCTACACAAAATTCGCTTTGGGAGCCAGCCTGCTGGCGGTCGCGGTGGTTCCGGCTAAAGCTTGAAATAGTCGAAATCCAAAGCCCCTCACCCTAGCCCTCTCCCGGAGGGAGAGGGGACTGACTGTGGTGTTTGGAAGAGTTACGCCGACTTGAGATACCGAGTCGAATGCAAGTCTCGAAGCCAACCAAAATCGGCTCCCTCTCCCTCGGGAGAGGGCTGGGCGGGCGGCGTTCCGATGAGGGGCGAATCCACCGAAGATCTCAAACCATGCGGCGCTTCTAACCACTCAACAATGAGCGTTAGCTCGAGTGCTCTTGATCTTGCCTAACCAGCGACGTCGGAAGGCTGAGTGGAGGGATTGATCCGGGCGTGGGAGCGTAGCGACCGTCTGGCGCAGCCAGACACAGCGGAAGGAGGTGCAGCGAAGCAAACCGTAGCCGCTGCGCCCGGAGCGATCCCGGAGCGAAGGAACCCGAGCCTGCGAGGGCCGAACGCAGGAGCAAGCGTTTTTTGCTCACTTTTTTTGGCGCTTGTAAAAAAGTGAGTCGCCGTCAGGCGAAACCGCCAGCCGCAGCACCCGAAGCAACGGATATGTCCCCAATCAAAAAACTCAGCGCCTGACAGAAAGCCATCGCCAGCAGGCTGGCTCCCACAGTTTCAACCGGGTAAGCCATTGAATATCAGGCCCCCAGCCCCACCAGATAATCCCAAGGATAAATCCCCCGCTGATGCCCATCACTGAACACCAACTGCACCCCATACCCTTGACCGTTCACCTCAATCAGACGCACCCGATCATCGACCAACGGCGTAACCCCCCGCAGCCGAAACGCACGACATTGCGAACACGGACACTGCCGCCGCAGTTGAGCATGCCCCAACACCGACTCACGCCCATCCGGCCAGCTCAGACGCAACGTCCGCGTGCTCTGCGAATTGACCACCGCCAAAGGACTCATTGCAACTGACTCAAGGCAATGCGCACCGCCTTGCGCACTTCCGGATCGCCGTCATCCTGCGCCGCCTGCAAAGCCGCCACAGCGCCACGATCATTCAGCTCACCCAAGGCCAGCGCCGCCTCCTTGCGCAGGTTGCTGATGCGATGACCGAGCGTATCGATCAACGCCTCCAGCGCCGGCACAAAACGCAAACGACCCAGGCTGCGAGTGGCGCGCAGACGCACTTGCCAATAGTCATCGCTCAACGCCTCGACCAGCGCCGGGCCGGCGTCGCCATGGCCGACCTTGCCCAACGTCGTCGCCGCTTCTTCGCGCACCTGCCACGCAATGTCGCGCAAGGCCTGACGCAGAGCTGGCAACACCTCGGCACTGGAGGCCAACCCCAGCGCACCTGTCGCCGCACGGCGCACTTCGGTGTCCGGGTCATCGCTGGCCAAACGCGCCAACGCCGGCAGCGCGTCGAGTTGCTTGAGCCAACCCAGCACGCCGACCGCTTCGCGGCGCACATTGGCGTCGGCATCGTTCAGCGCGGCGACGGCAGCGGGCGCCGCATCGGCAAAACGCAACTCACGTAAAGCGCGAAACGCAGCGATGCGCACGTTGACGTCGGCATGATCAGTCCACGGCCGAATCACCCGCCCCGCCGCTTCAGACTTGAGCAAGCTCAGGCTTTGTGCGGCAGCCGCCTGCACGGCCAGCGATGGATCGGTCAGCGCCTCACACAAGGCCTGCACGACCGGCTCATCCTCCCAGGCCTCGAGCAACCGCGCAGCTTCGGCGCGGACTTCTTCGGCAGGATCGTGGCCAAGTCGATCGACCAGCCAGAGCAAGCCGTCGGGTTCTTCAAGATCCGCCAGCTCGATCAGGGCGATGCGCCGCACACCAGGGTCATCAGCGGTCAGGCGCGGTTGCAGGGCAAGGATTTCATCGATATCGGTCACAGCAAAAATAGAGGTCATAGGGCAAATCGCGGCAAAGGGTTTTCAGGAGGCAAGCCGAGCGGGTTGAGGCGCGGCAGCGGTCGGTCGGTGTCGTGGCGCAGCAGGTCGAGGCAATGGCGTTTGAGGCGCGCGAATTCGGCGCTGGTGACCAGTTCGCTGGTGCGTGGACGCGGGAAATCCAGACGCAGGTCTTCGATGATCCGCCCCGGACGTGCGCTCATCACCAGCAAGCGGTCGGCGAGAAACAGCGCTTCGTCGATGTCGTGGGTGACGAACACGACGGTGGTACGGATGCGCGTCCAGATATCCAGCAGCAGTTCCTGCATGTTCAGGCGGGTCAGCGCATCCAGCGCGCCGAACGGCTCGTCCATCAGCAACAGCCGTGGACGATTGACCAGCACCCGAGCAATTTCCACCCGTTGCTGCATGCCGCCAGACAGCTGATCGGGCCAGCGCTCGGCAAATCCGTCGAGGCCCACCAGTTTGAGAATGTCAGCGGCCGCGCGATGCCGCTCGACCTTGCCGATACCGCGCATCTTCAAGCCGAAGGCAACGTTGTCGCGCACCGTGCGCCATGGAAACAGCGTGTGATGCTGGAACACCATGCCGCGCTGCGGCGACGGCCCGGACACCGCCGCGCCGTCGACTTTCAGGCTGCCAGTACTGGCCTTCAAATGCCCGGCCAAGGCCCCGAGCAACGTCGATTTGCCGCAACCGGACGGGCCGAGAATGCACACGAACTGGCCGGGTTCGATCTGGCAATCGAGATCCTGCACCGCTTCGAAAGCATCGCGACCTTCGCCGAGCACGATCGACAACTGGCAAATGTCGATCCGCCCTTCCGGGGTTTGCATTACGCTCATCAGGCTTTTCCTCGCGGTCGATGCCAAGGCGTGAACACGCCGCCCAGACGTTTGATCAGCCAACTGCTGCCCATGCCCAGCACACCGATCAGCAGCATGCCGACGACAATGTCGGCGTAATTCTGAATGGTGTAGGACTCCCACGTGTAGTAGCCGATGCCGAACTGGCCGGAGATCATTTCCGCCGTGACCAGACAGAACCACGACGTGCCCACGCCGATGGCCAGGCCAGTGATGATGCTCGGTGCCGCGCCGGGCAGAATCACTTCGAGCAGAATCGCCCGGCGTCCTGCCCCGAGGCTTTTCGCCGAAGCGATCAGCCGCGGGTCGACGCCCTCGACGCCGTGCACGGTGTTGAGCAGAATCGGAAACAGTGCGCCGGTGAAGGTGATGAAGACCATCGACAG comes from the Pseudomonas granadensis genome and includes:
- a CDS encoding DUF971 domain-containing protein, whose translation is MSPLAVVNSQSTRTLRLSWPDGRESVLGHAQLRRQCPCSQCRAFRLRGVTPLVDDRVRLIEVNGQGYGVQLVFSDGHQRGIYPWDYLVGLGA
- a CDS encoding AAA family ATPase, translated to MTALSDLNALQASIAEAVLGQDQVIRQILLGLLANGHLLLESLPGLAKTRTVKALAKHLDAKMSRIQFTPDLLPSDITGAEVLHQVEGKNEIRFQPGPLFGNLILADEINRAPAKVQAALLEAMEERQITVAGNSHALPELFIVVATQNPIEQEGTYPLPEAQMDRFLMKVLLDYPSAENESQVLRLLRNEEFAQGASTAPAKGFNLAQEVIFAARKEVSAVHVSPAIDSYLIDLINATRYPADYDEDLARWIAIGASPRGGIGLDRCARADAWLQGQDFVSPDNVRAVVHPVLRHRLQLSYDAVADGVSADQVLDRILDKVAIPA
- a CDS encoding HEAT repeat domain-containing protein; this translates as MTSIFAVTDIDEILALQPRLTADDPGVRRIALIELADLEEPDGLLWLVDRLGHDPAEEVRAEAARLLEAWEDEPVVQALCEALTDPSLAVQAAAAQSLSLLKSEAAGRVIRPWTDHADVNVRIAAFRALRELRFADAAPAAVAALNDADANVRREAVGVLGWLKQLDALPALARLASDDPDTEVRRAATGALGLASSAEVLPALRQALRDIAWQVREEAATTLGKVGHGDAGPALVEALSDDYWQVRLRATRSLGRLRFVPALEALIDTLGHRISNLRKEAALALGELNDRGAVAALQAAQDDGDPEVRKAVRIALSQLQ
- a CDS encoding ABC transporter ATP-binding protein, encoding MSVMQTPEGRIDICQLSIVLGEGRDAFEAVQDLDCQIEPGQFVCILGPSGCGKSTLLGALAGHLKASTGSLKVDGAAVSGPSPQRGMVFQHHTLFPWRTVRDNVAFGLKMRGIGKVERHRAAADILKLVGLDGFAERWPDQLSGGMQQRVEIARVLVNRPRLLLMDEPFGALDALTRLNMQELLLDIWTRIRTTVVFVTHDIDEALFLADRLLVMSARPGRIIEDLRLDFPRPRTSELVTSAEFARLKRHCLDLLRHDTDRPLPRLNPLGLPPENPLPRFAL
- a CDS encoding ABC transporter permease; this translates as MYRSCLRWVPRAASLLLCLLFWQLAASHHWNLGLVTFANVPTPLAVIEAALGLGDSGKLWQHLTASLGRVFAGYLAALVIGIALGLAIGRSKWAEDVLLPPLEVLRPIPAVAWIPLAILMFPSSELSMVFITFTGALFPILLNTVHGVEGVDPRLIASAKSLGAGRRAILLEVILPGAAPSIITGLAIGVGTSWFCLVTAEMISGQFGIGYYTWESYTIQNYADIVVGMLLIGVLGMGSSWLIKRLGGVFTPWHRPRGKA